From Candoia aspera isolate rCanAsp1 chromosome 4, rCanAsp1.hap2, whole genome shotgun sequence, a single genomic window includes:
- the YTHDC1 gene encoding YTH domain-containing protein 1 isoform X2: MSEPPGASRRRSKAQRLTRSLCSYRNGNDGELNVLDDILTDAPDHDDELYNPDSEQDKSSKRKSERMEAAEIKKQKPSLHSSRQILPKPPSSSVSNNKRIVSAKGKPVLEYKSEDYRRSDRSKRPEGDRKMRMTSSTSRDPYKGQPEKACMRKRDADRRAKSSTPDASSRLRHDVERRPSRSSHSSKEEVNSEDYGSDHETGSSGSSDPGNTENEEEEEEEEEEEGMEEEEEEEEEEEEEDDDGEEEEEEVEEDGDDEEEEYDQDEREQKEGNDYDTRSEASDSDSESASFTDGSVRSGSGSDISDEKKKARKRARGISPIVFDRSGSSASESYAGSEKKHEKLSSSVRAVQKDQTSKLKYILQDARFFLIKSNNHENVSLAKAKGVWSTLPVNEKKLNAAFRSARSVILIFSVRESGKFQGFARLASESHHGGSPIHWVLPAGMNAKMLGGVFKIDWICRRELPFTKSAHLTNPWNEHKPVKIGRDGQEIELECGTQLCLLFPPDESIDLYQIIHKMRHKRRMHSQPRSRGRPSRREPLRDVGRRRPEDYDIHNSRKKPRIDYPPEFHQRPGYLKDPRYQDIDRRFSGVRRDVFLNGSYNDYVREFHNMGPPPPWQGMPPYPGIEQPPHHPYYQHHAPPPQAHPPYSGHHPIPHDARYRDKRVHDYDMRVDDFLRRTQAVVSGRRSRPRERERDRERDRPRDTRRDRDRERGRERERERICDRDRDRGERGRYRR, from the exons ATGGTGAATTGAATGTTCTTGATGATATCTTGACTGATGCACCTGATCATGATGATGAATTGTACAACCCTGATAGTGAGCAAGATAAAA gttcTAAAAGGAAAAGTGAGAGGATGGAAGCAgctgaaattaaaaaacaaaagccatcTTTACATTCCTCAAGGCAGATCTTACCCAAACCTCCAAGCTCTTCTGTTAGCAACAACAAAAGAATTGTGAGCGCAAAAGGAAAGCCAGTATTGGAATACAAGAGTGAGGACTATCGAAGGTCTGACAGAAGTAAGCGTCCAGAAGGTGATAGAAAGATGCGTATGACAAGCAGCACTTCCAGAGATCCCTATAAGGGACAGCCTGAAAAGGCATGTATGAGGAAAAGGGATGCTGACAGAAGGGCAAAGTCTTCTACTCCAGATGCTTCTTCA AGGCTAAGGCATGATGTGGAGAGACGGCCAAGCAGGTCGAGCCACTCGTCAAAAGAAGAAGTAAATTCTGAGGACTATGGTTCAGACCATGAAACAGGGAGTAGTGGTTCCTCTGATCCAGGAAATactgaaaatgaagaagaggaggaggaggaagaggaggaggaaggaatggaggaggaagaggaggaggaggaggaggaggaagaggaagatgatgatggagaggaggaagaagaggaagtagaagaagaTGGAGATGATGAGGAAGAAGAATATGATCAAGATGAAAGAGAACAGAAGGAGGGAAATGATTATGATACGCGAAGTGAAGCTAGTGATTCTGATTCTGAATCTGCATCCTTTACTGATGGGTCAGTCAGATCTGGTTCAGGCTCCGATATATCAG ATGAGAAAAAGAAGGCAAGGAAAAGAGCTAGAGGCATCTCTCCAATTGTTTTTGATAGAAGTGGAAGCTCTGCATCAGAGTCATATGCAG GTTCAGAAAAGAAGCATGAGAAATTATCATCTTCCGTTCGTGCTGTCCAAAAAG acCAGACTAGCAAACTTAAATACATTCTCCAAGATGCAAGATTTTTTCTTATAAAAAGTAACAACCATGAAAATGTCTCACTTGCCAAAGCTAAG GGTGTTTGGTCAACCCTTCCAGTCAATGAGAAAAAGCTCAATGCTGCCTTCAGATCAGCAAGAAGCGTGATCTTGATATTTTCTGTAAGAGAGAGTGGAAAATTCCAAG GATTTGCAAGGCTTGCTTCTGAATCTCATCATGGAGGGTCCCCCATACATTGGGTGCTACCTGCAGGAATGAATGCAAAAATGCTGGGAGGAGTATTTAAGATAGATTGGATATGCAG GCGTGAATTGCCATTCACAAAATCTGCTCACCTGACCAATCCTTGGAATGAACATAAGCCAGTAAAGATTGGACGTGATGGACAG GAAATTGAGCTTGAATGTGGAACCCAGCTTTGTCTCCTATTCCCTCCTGATGAAAGTATTGACTTGTATCAAATCATTCATAAAATGCGTCATAAGAGAAGAATGCACTCTCAGCCCCGGTCAAGAGGACGCCCATCCCGTCGAGAGCCACTCCGAGATGTGGGAAG GCGTCGACCAGAGGATTATGATATTCATAACAGCAGAAAGAAACCAAGGATTGATTATCCCCCTGAGTTTCACCAAAGACCAG GGTATTTAAAAGACCCCAGATACCAAGATATAGACAG ACGATTTTCGGGAGTTCGGAGAGATGTCTTCTTAAATGGG tcTTACAATGATTATGTGAGAGAATTTCACAACATGGGACCACCACCACCTTGGCAAGGAATG CCTCCTTACCCAGGTATAGAACAGCCTCCCCATCACCCATACTACCAGCACCATGCTCCTCCTCCACAGGCTCACCCTCCTTACTCAGGACACCATCCCATACCACATGATGCACGGTACAGAGATAAGCGAGTG CATGACTATGACATGAGGGTAGATGACTTTCTACGCCGGACGCAAGCAGTTGTCAGTGGGCGGAGAAGCAGGCCTCGAGAGAGAGAGCGGGATCGTGAACGAGATCGGCCCCGGGATACCCGAAGAGACAGAGATCGGGAACGGGGGAGGGAGCGGGAGCGGGAGAGGATATGTGATCGGGACAGAgacagaggagaaagaggaagatacAGAAGATAA
- the YTHDC1 gene encoding YTH domain-containing protein 1 isoform X1, translated as MSEPPGASRRRSKAQRLTRSLCSYRNGNDGELNVLDDILTDAPDHDDELYNPDSEQDKSEKKGSKRKSERMEAAEIKKQKPSLHSSRQILPKPPSSSVSNNKRIVSAKGKPVLEYKSEDYRRSDRSKRPEGDRKMRMTSSTSRDPYKGQPEKACMRKRDADRRAKSSTPDASSRLRHDVERRPSRSSHSSKEEVNSEDYGSDHETGSSGSSDPGNTENEEEEEEEEEEEGMEEEEEEEEEEEEEDDDGEEEEEEVEEDGDDEEEEYDQDEREQKEGNDYDTRSEASDSDSESASFTDGSVRSGSGSDISDEKKKARKRARGISPIVFDRSGSSASESYAGSEKKHEKLSSSVRAVQKDQTSKLKYILQDARFFLIKSNNHENVSLAKAKGVWSTLPVNEKKLNAAFRSARSVILIFSVRESGKFQGFARLASESHHGGSPIHWVLPAGMNAKMLGGVFKIDWICRRELPFTKSAHLTNPWNEHKPVKIGRDGQEIELECGTQLCLLFPPDESIDLYQIIHKMRHKRRMHSQPRSRGRPSRREPLRDVGRRRPEDYDIHNSRKKPRIDYPPEFHQRPGYLKDPRYQDIDRRFSGVRRDVFLNGSYNDYVREFHNMGPPPPWQGMPPYPGIEQPPHHPYYQHHAPPPQAHPPYSGHHPIPHDARYRDKRVHDYDMRVDDFLRRTQAVVSGRRSRPRERERDRERDRPRDTRRDRDRERGRERERERICDRDRDRGERGRYRR; from the exons ATGGTGAATTGAATGTTCTTGATGATATCTTGACTGATGCACCTGATCATGATGATGAATTGTACAACCCTGATAGTGAGCAAGATAAAAGTGAGAAAAAGG gttcTAAAAGGAAAAGTGAGAGGATGGAAGCAgctgaaattaaaaaacaaaagccatcTTTACATTCCTCAAGGCAGATCTTACCCAAACCTCCAAGCTCTTCTGTTAGCAACAACAAAAGAATTGTGAGCGCAAAAGGAAAGCCAGTATTGGAATACAAGAGTGAGGACTATCGAAGGTCTGACAGAAGTAAGCGTCCAGAAGGTGATAGAAAGATGCGTATGACAAGCAGCACTTCCAGAGATCCCTATAAGGGACAGCCTGAAAAGGCATGTATGAGGAAAAGGGATGCTGACAGAAGGGCAAAGTCTTCTACTCCAGATGCTTCTTCA AGGCTAAGGCATGATGTGGAGAGACGGCCAAGCAGGTCGAGCCACTCGTCAAAAGAAGAAGTAAATTCTGAGGACTATGGTTCAGACCATGAAACAGGGAGTAGTGGTTCCTCTGATCCAGGAAATactgaaaatgaagaagaggaggaggaggaagaggaggaggaaggaatggaggaggaagaggaggaggaggaggaggaggaagaggaagatgatgatggagaggaggaagaagaggaagtagaagaagaTGGAGATGATGAGGAAGAAGAATATGATCAAGATGAAAGAGAACAGAAGGAGGGAAATGATTATGATACGCGAAGTGAAGCTAGTGATTCTGATTCTGAATCTGCATCCTTTACTGATGGGTCAGTCAGATCTGGTTCAGGCTCCGATATATCAG ATGAGAAAAAGAAGGCAAGGAAAAGAGCTAGAGGCATCTCTCCAATTGTTTTTGATAGAAGTGGAAGCTCTGCATCAGAGTCATATGCAG GTTCAGAAAAGAAGCATGAGAAATTATCATCTTCCGTTCGTGCTGTCCAAAAAG acCAGACTAGCAAACTTAAATACATTCTCCAAGATGCAAGATTTTTTCTTATAAAAAGTAACAACCATGAAAATGTCTCACTTGCCAAAGCTAAG GGTGTTTGGTCAACCCTTCCAGTCAATGAGAAAAAGCTCAATGCTGCCTTCAGATCAGCAAGAAGCGTGATCTTGATATTTTCTGTAAGAGAGAGTGGAAAATTCCAAG GATTTGCAAGGCTTGCTTCTGAATCTCATCATGGAGGGTCCCCCATACATTGGGTGCTACCTGCAGGAATGAATGCAAAAATGCTGGGAGGAGTATTTAAGATAGATTGGATATGCAG GCGTGAATTGCCATTCACAAAATCTGCTCACCTGACCAATCCTTGGAATGAACATAAGCCAGTAAAGATTGGACGTGATGGACAG GAAATTGAGCTTGAATGTGGAACCCAGCTTTGTCTCCTATTCCCTCCTGATGAAAGTATTGACTTGTATCAAATCATTCATAAAATGCGTCATAAGAGAAGAATGCACTCTCAGCCCCGGTCAAGAGGACGCCCATCCCGTCGAGAGCCACTCCGAGATGTGGGAAG GCGTCGACCAGAGGATTATGATATTCATAACAGCAGAAAGAAACCAAGGATTGATTATCCCCCTGAGTTTCACCAAAGACCAG GGTATTTAAAAGACCCCAGATACCAAGATATAGACAG ACGATTTTCGGGAGTTCGGAGAGATGTCTTCTTAAATGGG tcTTACAATGATTATGTGAGAGAATTTCACAACATGGGACCACCACCACCTTGGCAAGGAATG CCTCCTTACCCAGGTATAGAACAGCCTCCCCATCACCCATACTACCAGCACCATGCTCCTCCTCCACAGGCTCACCCTCCTTACTCAGGACACCATCCCATACCACATGATGCACGGTACAGAGATAAGCGAGTG CATGACTATGACATGAGGGTAGATGACTTTCTACGCCGGACGCAAGCAGTTGTCAGTGGGCGGAGAAGCAGGCCTCGAGAGAGAGAGCGGGATCGTGAACGAGATCGGCCCCGGGATACCCGAAGAGACAGAGATCGGGAACGGGGGAGGGAGCGGGAGCGGGAGAGGATATGTGATCGGGACAGAgacagaggagaaagaggaagatacAGAAGATAA
- the YTHDC1 gene encoding YTH domain-containing protein 1 isoform X3 — translation MSEPPGASRRRSKAQRLTRSLCSYRNGNDGELNVLDDILTDAPDHDDELYNPDSEQDKSEKKGSKRKSERMEAAEIKKQKPSLHSSRQILPKPPSSSVSNNKRIVSAKGKPVLEYKSEDYRRSDRSKRPEGDRKMRMTSSTSRDPYKGQPEKACMRKRDADRRAKSSTPDASSRLRHDVERRPSRSSHSSKEEVNSEDYGSDHETGSSGSSDPGNTENEEEEEEEEEEEGMEEEEEEEEEEEEEDDDGEEEEEEVEEDGDDEEEEYDQDEREQKEGNDYDTRSEASDSDSESASFTDGSVRSGSGSDISDEKKKARKRARGISPIVFDRSGSSASESYADQTSKLKYILQDARFFLIKSNNHENVSLAKAKGVWSTLPVNEKKLNAAFRSARSVILIFSVRESGKFQGFARLASESHHGGSPIHWVLPAGMNAKMLGGVFKIDWICRRELPFTKSAHLTNPWNEHKPVKIGRDGQEIELECGTQLCLLFPPDESIDLYQIIHKMRHKRRMHSQPRSRGRPSRREPLRDVGRRRPEDYDIHNSRKKPRIDYPPEFHQRPGYLKDPRYQDIDRRFSGVRRDVFLNGSYNDYVREFHNMGPPPPWQGMPPYPGIEQPPHHPYYQHHAPPPQAHPPYSGHHPIPHDARYRDKRVHDYDMRVDDFLRRTQAVVSGRRSRPRERERDRERDRPRDTRRDRDRERGRERERERICDRDRDRGERGRYRR, via the exons ATGGTGAATTGAATGTTCTTGATGATATCTTGACTGATGCACCTGATCATGATGATGAATTGTACAACCCTGATAGTGAGCAAGATAAAAGTGAGAAAAAGG gttcTAAAAGGAAAAGTGAGAGGATGGAAGCAgctgaaattaaaaaacaaaagccatcTTTACATTCCTCAAGGCAGATCTTACCCAAACCTCCAAGCTCTTCTGTTAGCAACAACAAAAGAATTGTGAGCGCAAAAGGAAAGCCAGTATTGGAATACAAGAGTGAGGACTATCGAAGGTCTGACAGAAGTAAGCGTCCAGAAGGTGATAGAAAGATGCGTATGACAAGCAGCACTTCCAGAGATCCCTATAAGGGACAGCCTGAAAAGGCATGTATGAGGAAAAGGGATGCTGACAGAAGGGCAAAGTCTTCTACTCCAGATGCTTCTTCA AGGCTAAGGCATGATGTGGAGAGACGGCCAAGCAGGTCGAGCCACTCGTCAAAAGAAGAAGTAAATTCTGAGGACTATGGTTCAGACCATGAAACAGGGAGTAGTGGTTCCTCTGATCCAGGAAATactgaaaatgaagaagaggaggaggaggaagaggaggaggaaggaatggaggaggaagaggaggaggaggaggaggaggaagaggaagatgatgatggagaggaggaagaagaggaagtagaagaagaTGGAGATGATGAGGAAGAAGAATATGATCAAGATGAAAGAGAACAGAAGGAGGGAAATGATTATGATACGCGAAGTGAAGCTAGTGATTCTGATTCTGAATCTGCATCCTTTACTGATGGGTCAGTCAGATCTGGTTCAGGCTCCGATATATCAG ATGAGAAAAAGAAGGCAAGGAAAAGAGCTAGAGGCATCTCTCCAATTGTTTTTGATAGAAGTGGAAGCTCTGCATCAGAGTCATATGCAG acCAGACTAGCAAACTTAAATACATTCTCCAAGATGCAAGATTTTTTCTTATAAAAAGTAACAACCATGAAAATGTCTCACTTGCCAAAGCTAAG GGTGTTTGGTCAACCCTTCCAGTCAATGAGAAAAAGCTCAATGCTGCCTTCAGATCAGCAAGAAGCGTGATCTTGATATTTTCTGTAAGAGAGAGTGGAAAATTCCAAG GATTTGCAAGGCTTGCTTCTGAATCTCATCATGGAGGGTCCCCCATACATTGGGTGCTACCTGCAGGAATGAATGCAAAAATGCTGGGAGGAGTATTTAAGATAGATTGGATATGCAG GCGTGAATTGCCATTCACAAAATCTGCTCACCTGACCAATCCTTGGAATGAACATAAGCCAGTAAAGATTGGACGTGATGGACAG GAAATTGAGCTTGAATGTGGAACCCAGCTTTGTCTCCTATTCCCTCCTGATGAAAGTATTGACTTGTATCAAATCATTCATAAAATGCGTCATAAGAGAAGAATGCACTCTCAGCCCCGGTCAAGAGGACGCCCATCCCGTCGAGAGCCACTCCGAGATGTGGGAAG GCGTCGACCAGAGGATTATGATATTCATAACAGCAGAAAGAAACCAAGGATTGATTATCCCCCTGAGTTTCACCAAAGACCAG GGTATTTAAAAGACCCCAGATACCAAGATATAGACAG ACGATTTTCGGGAGTTCGGAGAGATGTCTTCTTAAATGGG tcTTACAATGATTATGTGAGAGAATTTCACAACATGGGACCACCACCACCTTGGCAAGGAATG CCTCCTTACCCAGGTATAGAACAGCCTCCCCATCACCCATACTACCAGCACCATGCTCCTCCTCCACAGGCTCACCCTCCTTACTCAGGACACCATCCCATACCACATGATGCACGGTACAGAGATAAGCGAGTG CATGACTATGACATGAGGGTAGATGACTTTCTACGCCGGACGCAAGCAGTTGTCAGTGGGCGGAGAAGCAGGCCTCGAGAGAGAGAGCGGGATCGTGAACGAGATCGGCCCCGGGATACCCGAAGAGACAGAGATCGGGAACGGGGGAGGGAGCGGGAGCGGGAGAGGATATGTGATCGGGACAGAgacagaggagaaagaggaagatacAGAAGATAA